The following coding sequences lie in one Sphingomonas sp. M1-B02 genomic window:
- a CDS encoding helix-turn-helix domain-containing protein, whose amino-acid sequence MDGQTGADSTLFPARVGERLRAAREAQGLDIGEIASRTRIPQRHLEAIEKSNYSGLPSSTYAVGFAKAYARAVGADEVAIAREVRAELGDVPIRPVSVPYEMHDPTRVPPPWLAWGGALFALVVLIGVGLWYGTGLFRGGAPASENLIAIEPGNATAAVAEPVAAPGGQVTLVATDTVWLRITDANGKRLFEKEMVANERYDVPADADRPRVRTVRPDRIQVLLNGSSVPPLGLGANPVEVEVTAAALQARGQPNGAAAPSSAPAARPAVTTSAGSTTQRRSAPTPSARPTPAPTASAAATAPVTAPEAP is encoded by the coding sequence ATGGACGGCCAGACTGGCGCAGACTCGACGCTGTTCCCCGCGAGAGTGGGCGAGAGGCTGCGCGCCGCGCGGGAGGCGCAGGGGCTCGACATCGGCGAGATCGCCAGCCGCACGCGAATTCCGCAGCGGCATCTGGAGGCGATCGAGAAATCCAATTATTCGGGGCTCCCTTCGTCCACCTATGCGGTCGGCTTCGCCAAGGCCTATGCCCGCGCGGTCGGCGCGGACGAGGTGGCGATCGCCCGGGAAGTGCGTGCCGAATTGGGCGACGTGCCGATTCGGCCGGTATCGGTGCCGTATGAGATGCACGATCCCACCCGGGTGCCCCCGCCCTGGCTTGCCTGGGGCGGCGCGCTGTTCGCGCTGGTCGTGCTGATCGGCGTCGGGCTCTGGTACGGCACCGGGCTCTTCCGGGGCGGCGCGCCCGCCTCCGAAAATCTGATCGCGATCGAGCCCGGCAATGCCACCGCGGCCGTCGCCGAGCCCGTGGCGGCGCCCGGCGGGCAGGTGACGCTGGTTGCGACCGACACCGTCTGGCTCCGGATCACCGACGCCAACGGCAAGCGGCTGTTCGAGAAAGAAATGGTGGCGAACGAGCGGTACGACGTGCCCGCCGACGCCGATCGTCCGCGCGTCCGCACGGTCCGGCCCGATCGTATCCAGGTGCTGCTCAACGGATCGAGCGTGCCGCCGCTGGGCCTTGGCGCGAATCCCGTCGAGGTGGAGGTGACCGCCGCGGCGCTGCAGGCGCGCGGCCAGCCGAATGGGGCGGCGGCCCCAAGCTCCGCACCGGCGGCAAGGCCCGCGGTGACAACCTCCGCGGGCAGCACCACCCAACGGCGCTCCGCCCCCACGCCCAGCGCCCGGCCTACCCCGGCTCCCACTGCCAGCGCCGCGGCTACGGCCCCGGTGACCGCGCCTGAGGCGCCCTAG
- the ptsP gene encoding phosphoenolpyruvate--protein phosphotransferase: MAHTAAASAREILTRLHDVMAKRLPAQSKLNAVVDVIGTVLDSEVCSIYLLREGVLELFATRGLAQEAVHVTRLALGEGLVGTIAENVETLNLDEAATHPDFAYRPETGEDRFHSFAGVPIIRRERAVGVLAVQHMEPRRYADVEIEALQTVAMVLSELIANADLVDSTGGTSTRPQSTAATRVAGFKLVEGMAAGVAVFHQPRITIEHTVAEDVEAERHRVYAAFDKMREQIDRMASQAEFGGGGEHDEVLATYKMFAYDEGWSRRINEAIDSGLTAEAAIERVQQRTRMRMREIDDPLLRDRMHDLEDLSNRLLRTVSGQLGSAAKMGLHQDSILIARNLGPAELLEYDRRRLKGVVLEEGSLTAHVTIVARAMGVPVLGRVRDVRRLIAEGDFLLLDVSEESLYIRPTSAMQEAFDGKLVLSQKRRAAFARLKGEAPITADGHRVTVMVNAGLRDDLAALDLTGADGIGLFRTEFQFLVSATLPQREAQRRLYKDVLDAAGDRPVVFRTVDIGGDKALPYLNHDEYGDEENPAMGWRALRLALDRDGLMKAQARALIEAGGGRTLNIMFPMVSEPWEFEQARDLFEAQRAWLAARGKKMPTEIRYGAMLEVPALAEVLDILLPMVNFLSVGTNDLTQFLFAADRAHPKLALRYDWLSVSILRFLKRVVDQAHAAGVPVALCGEMGGRPLEAMALIGLGIDRLSITPAAVGPIKAMVRSLDRSALIEAMGPMLARPGAPLRETLSAWASEHSVELA, encoded by the coding sequence ATGGCCCATACCGCCGCCGCCTCCGCTCGCGAGATCCTGACTCGCCTCCACGACGTGATGGCGAAGCGGCTGCCTGCGCAATCGAAGCTCAATGCCGTCGTCGACGTTATCGGCACGGTGCTCGATAGCGAGGTCTGCTCGATCTATCTGCTGCGCGAAGGCGTGCTCGAACTGTTCGCCACCCGCGGGCTGGCGCAGGAAGCGGTGCACGTCACCAGGCTCGCGCTCGGCGAGGGCCTGGTCGGCACGATCGCGGAAAATGTCGAGACGCTGAACCTCGACGAGGCGGCAACGCATCCCGATTTCGCCTATCGCCCCGAAACCGGCGAGGATCGCTTTCACAGCTTCGCCGGAGTTCCGATCATCCGCCGCGAGCGCGCGGTCGGTGTCCTTGCGGTCCAGCATATGGAGCCGCGCCGCTACGCCGACGTCGAGATCGAGGCGCTGCAGACGGTGGCGATGGTACTCTCCGAGCTGATCGCCAACGCCGATCTGGTCGATTCGACCGGCGGCACCTCGACGCGCCCGCAATCGACTGCGGCTACCCGCGTCGCCGGCTTCAAGCTTGTCGAGGGCATGGCCGCCGGCGTCGCCGTCTTTCACCAGCCGCGCATCACCATCGAACATACCGTCGCCGAGGATGTCGAGGCCGAGCGCCACCGCGTCTATGCCGCGTTCGACAAGATGCGTGAGCAGATCGACCGGATGGCGAGCCAGGCCGAATTCGGCGGGGGCGGCGAGCATGACGAGGTCCTCGCGACCTACAAGATGTTCGCTTATGACGAAGGCTGGAGCCGTCGTATCAACGAGGCGATCGATTCCGGCCTGACCGCGGAGGCCGCCATCGAGCGCGTCCAGCAGCGCACCCGGATGCGGATGCGCGAGATCGACGATCCGCTGCTGCGCGATCGGATGCACGATCTGGAGGATCTCTCGAATCGGCTGCTGCGCACCGTGTCGGGCCAGCTCGGCTCTGCGGCGAAGATGGGGCTGCACCAGGATTCGATCCTGATCGCGCGCAACCTGGGACCCGCCGAGCTGCTCGAATATGATCGCCGCCGGCTGAAGGGCGTGGTCCTCGAGGAAGGGTCGCTGACCGCCCACGTCACGATTGTAGCGCGCGCGATGGGGGTGCCCGTGCTCGGCCGCGTCCGCGATGTGCGCCGTCTGATCGCAGAGGGCGATTTCCTGTTGCTCGATGTCAGCGAGGAGAGCCTCTATATCCGGCCGACTTCGGCGATGCAGGAGGCGTTCGACGGCAAGCTGGTGCTCAGCCAGAAGCGCCGCGCCGCCTTTGCCCGGCTGAAGGGCGAGGCGCCGATCACCGCCGATGGCCACCGGGTGACGGTGATGGTCAATGCCGGGCTGCGCGACGATCTCGCCGCGCTCGATCTGACAGGCGCCGACGGGATCGGCCTGTTCCGCACTGAATTCCAGTTCCTCGTCTCGGCCACGCTCCCCCAGCGCGAGGCACAGCGGCGGCTGTATAAGGATGTGCTCGACGCGGCGGGCGATCGCCCGGTCGTGTTCCGCACGGTCGATATCGGCGGCGACAAGGCGCTGCCTTATCTCAATCATGACGAATATGGCGACGAGGAAAACCCGGCGATGGGTTGGCGCGCGCTGCGGCTCGCGCTTGATCGCGACGGGCTGATGAAGGCGCAGGCGCGCGCGCTGATCGAGGCGGGCGGGGGGCGCACGCTCAACATCATGTTTCCGATGGTCTCGGAGCCCTGGGAGTTCGAGCAGGCACGCGACTTGTTCGAGGCCCAGCGCGCCTGGCTGGCGGCGCGCGGCAAGAAGATGCCGACCGAGATCCGCTATGGCGCGATGCTCGAAGTGCCGGCGCTTGCCGAAGTGCTCGATATCCTGTTGCCGATGGTCAACTTCCTGTCGGTCGGCACCAACGACCTCACCCAATTCCTGTTCGCCGCCGATCGTGCGCATCCCAAGCTGGCGCTGCGCTATGATTGGCTCAGCGTATCGATCCTGCGCTTCCTCAAGCGCGTGGTCGATCAGGCGCATGCCGCGGGCGTGCCCGTGGCGCTGTGCGGCGAGATGGGCGGGCGCCCGCTCGAGGCGATGGCGCTGATCGGGCTAGGCATCGACCGGCTTTCGATCACCCCCGCCGCGGTGGGTCCCATCAAGGCGATGGTCCGCTCGCTCGATCGTTCTGCGCTGATCGAGGCGATGGGCCCGATGCTCGCCCGGCCCGGCGCCCCCTTGCGCGAGACGCTTTCGGCATGGGCATCCGAACATTCGGTCGAACTGGCCTGA
- a CDS encoding PadR family transcriptional regulator, with translation MPIEDDLFEKLRVELRRGSLVLGVLGALREERYGYTLRTSLEEAGLPIDEGALYPLLRRLETQGLLTSEWREEAKRNKRFYRLSPIGLAVLGQLLAEWNAISESILLLTEKDK, from the coding sequence GTGCCCATCGAAGACGATCTTTTCGAGAAACTCCGCGTGGAGCTGCGGCGCGGATCGCTGGTTCTGGGGGTGCTCGGGGCGCTGCGCGAGGAGCGCTACGGCTATACGCTGCGCACCAGCCTCGAGGAGGCCGGGCTGCCGATCGACGAAGGCGCGCTCTATCCGCTGCTCCGCCGGCTCGAGACGCAGGGCCTGCTCACCAGCGAATGGCGCGAAGAGGCGAAGCGCAACAAGCGCTTCTACCGCCTCTCCCCCATCGGGCTCGCGGTGCTCGGCCAACTGCTCGCCGAATGGAATGCGATCTCCGAATCGATTCTCCTCCTGACCGAGAAGGACAAGTGA
- a CDS encoding tetratricopeptide repeat protein codes for MRILMAAAILTAAFGMNGTAHAQAAIEGRVDRLEREMRAVQRKVFPGGAGQTIEPQITPQTEGSIPGIPSGSALTDLTQRVVAVESQLSSLTGQIEQGQYRTRQLEEAFNAYKRSTDARLKALEDGASAIGSGGPSIDPAALDAAPPRPASRPAARPVETVEGAEKPAAAKPAGTRAQQVAAIERPKTDDPAEDGYTYGFRLWSAKLYPEARRELEAVATKYPQHRRASYSQNLLGRAYLDAGAPSLAAVAFYENYKKNPNGERAPDSLYYLAQALTKLKKPSGEICKVYNELTQLYGERLSAEMKAGVAAGRTAQKCS; via the coding sequence ATGCGAATCTTGATGGCGGCGGCGATCCTTACGGCCGCATTTGGAATGAACGGTACGGCGCATGCGCAGGCGGCGATCGAAGGCCGCGTCGATCGGCTCGAACGCGAGATGCGCGCCGTGCAGCGCAAGGTGTTTCCGGGTGGCGCCGGCCAGACGATCGAGCCGCAGATCACGCCGCAGACCGAGGGCAGCATCCCCGGCATCCCGTCGGGCAGCGCACTGACCGACCTTACCCAGCGCGTGGTCGCGGTCGAGAGCCAGCTCAGCTCGCTCACCGGGCAGATCGAGCAGGGCCAATATCGCACGCGCCAGCTCGAAGAGGCGTTCAACGCCTATAAGCGTTCGACCGATGCGCGGCTGAAGGCGCTGGAGGACGGCGCGTCTGCGATCGGCTCGGGAGGACCGTCGATCGACCCGGCCGCCCTCGACGCCGCGCCCCCGCGGCCCGCCTCGCGACCGGCGGCGAGGCCCGTGGAAACGGTCGAGGGCGCCGAAAAGCCCGCCGCGGCCAAGCCTGCCGGCACGCGCGCGCAGCAGGTGGCGGCCATCGAGCGGCCCAAGACCGACGATCCGGCCGAGGACGGCTACACCTATGGCTTCCGGCTCTGGTCGGCGAAACTCTATCCCGAGGCGCGTCGCGAGCTCGAAGCGGTCGCCACCAAATATCCGCAGCATCGCCGCGCCAGCTATTCGCAGAACCTGCTTGGCCGCGCCTATCTCGATGCCGGCGCGCCCAGCCTGGCGGCGGTCGCCTTCTACGAGAATTACAAGAAGAACCCCAATGGCGAGCGCGCGCCGGACAGCCTCTATTATCTGGCGCAGGCGCTGACGAAGCTGAAGAAGCCGTCGGGCGAGATCTGCAAGGTCTATAACGAGCTGACCCAGCTCTACGGCGAACGCCTTTCAGCCGAAATGAAGGCCGGCGTGGCGGCGGGGCGCACTGCGCAGAAGTGCAGCTGA
- the tilS gene encoding tRNA lysidine(34) synthetase TilS, with translation MIPTPDAAAVARFRADMEALGETLFPLALAVSGGPDSMAMLLLATAAFPGEVAAATVDHRLREGAAEEARLVGAICAQLDVPHEVLVPAVPIVGASIQAQARAARYRLLADWAGHIGAHALLTAHHADDQAETFLMRAVRGSGVAGLASIRPRRALDGMLLLRPLLGWRRAELLALVAGVPTADDPSNRDDMHDRTHFRRLLAENDLLDVPGLARAATHASEAEEALALLAEHFWTERRTPQGLDLAGLPREIRRRLLRRAITELREAERIASPPWSEASNIEPLIQLLEAGRSGTQAGVQISKSGNLVNFRKAPPRRSH, from the coding sequence ATGATCCCGACGCCCGATGCCGCCGCGGTGGCGCGGTTCCGGGCGGACATGGAGGCTTTGGGCGAGACGCTCTTCCCGCTGGCGCTTGCGGTATCCGGCGGGCCGGACAGCATGGCGATGCTGCTGCTGGCCACCGCCGCCTTCCCAGGGGAGGTTGCCGCCGCGACGGTCGACCATCGGCTGCGCGAGGGTGCCGCCGAGGAAGCCCGGCTGGTCGGCGCGATATGCGCCCAGCTCGACGTGCCGCATGAGGTCCTGGTCCCCGCGGTGCCGATCGTGGGCGCCAGCATTCAGGCGCAGGCGCGGGCGGCGCGTTATCGCCTGCTCGCAGATTGGGCGGGGCACATCGGCGCGCACGCGCTGCTGACCGCGCATCATGCCGATGATCAAGCCGAGACCTTCCTGATGCGCGCCGTCCGCGGATCGGGCGTCGCCGGGCTCGCCTCGATTCGCCCGCGTCGCGCGCTGGACGGCATGCTGCTCTTGCGCCCCCTGCTCGGTTGGCGGCGCGCCGAGTTGCTCGCGCTGGTCGCGGGCGTGCCGACGGCCGACGATCCCAGCAACCGCGACGATATGCACGATCGCACGCATTTCCGTCGGCTGCTCGCGGAGAACGACCTGCTGGACGTGCCCGGACTCGCCCGAGCGGCAACCCATGCCTCCGAAGCCGAGGAGGCGCTCGCCCTGCTCGCCGAGCATTTCTGGACCGAACGCCGCACCCCGCAGGGTCTCGACCTGGCCGGCCTCCCCCGCGAAATCCGCCGCCGCCTGCTGCGCCGCGCCATCACCGAGCTGCGCGAAGCCGAGCGCATCGCCTCCCCGCCCTGGTCCGAGGCGAGCAATATCGAGCCGTTGATCCAGCTGTTGGAAGCCGGCCGGAGCGGGACCCAGGCAGGAGTCCAGATCAGTAAAAGCGGGAACCTCGTGAACTTCCGAAAAGCCCCGCCTCGCCGATCACACTGA